One Acidobacteriota bacterium genomic window carries:
- a CDS encoding putative toxin-antitoxin system toxin component, PIN family has product MNERYEAPPVVMDTNVLVAGACRRESSLAYQILKKVLSKQIPLMLTETIALEYLEVLQRKPVMELTRLGYEQSADLVNELIELSRQIQLSFSWRPNLRDESDNKFVEAAVFGRAMILTCNIRDFQSPDLTRFGWQAMTPHEFMTRYFSIGGMENG; this is encoded by the coding sequence GTGAACGAACGTTATGAAGCACCGCCGGTCGTGATGGACACAAATGTCCTCGTGGCCGGGGCTTGCCGACGCGAATCGAGTCTAGCCTATCAGATTCTGAAGAAGGTGCTCAGCAAGCAGATTCCCCTGATGCTTACGGAAACAATTGCGCTGGAGTACCTGGAAGTGCTGCAAAGAAAGCCGGTCATGGAGTTAACAAGACTAGGTTATGAGCAGTCGGCAGATCTGGTCAACGAGTTGATCGAACTCTCGCGACAAATCCAACTGAGCTTCAGTTGGAGGCCCAACCTGCGCGACGAGAGCGACAATAAATTCGTCGAAGCGGCTGTTTTCGGCAGAGCGATGATCTTGACCTGCAACATCCGGGATTTTCAATCTCCGGACTTGACTCGCTTTGGTTGGCAGGCCATGACGCCGCATGAATTCATGACGCGATACTTCTCGATTGGAGGGATGGAAAATGGCTAG
- a CDS encoding HigA family addiction module antitoxin has protein sequence MSDLRPVTPGELLLEEFLKPIGISQYRLAKEIRVPAQRISEIVHGKRSITADTDLRLCRFFGLSEGYWLRAQIAHDTEIAKAELGDVLAQIKPWKERPASQSV, from the coding sequence ATGTCGGATCTTCGTCCCGTCACCCCGGGCGAGCTGCTGCTGGAAGAGTTTCTCAAGCCTATAGGCATTTCCCAATATCGGTTGGCCAAGGAAATCCGCGTCCCCGCTCAGCGCATCAGCGAGATCGTGCACGGCAAGCGGTCCATCACAGCCGATACCGACTTGCGCCTTTGCCGCTTCTTCGGCCTCTCAGAAGGCTACTGGCTCAGGGCCCAAATCGCCCACGACACCGAAATCGCCAAAGCCGAATTAGGCGATGTGCTGGCCCAGATCAAGCCCTGGAAGGAGCGGCCAGCGTCCCAATCGGTCTAA
- a CDS encoding toxin-antitoxin system HicB family antitoxin — protein sequence MASVSVRMRDDLKLKAQKLAKRQGVSLNNFINATLAACIAQEETLAFFDDRLKGVDLEKLRERVLAFMREAEAGEGPSVEELKQAMGDRF from the coding sequence ATGGCTAGCGTATCGGTCCGAATGAGAGACGATTTGAAACTGAAGGCCCAGAAACTGGCCAAGCGCCAAGGAGTCTCGCTGAACAACTTCATCAACGCCACCTTGGCCGCCTGTATCGCTCAAGAGGAAACTCTAGCCTTCTTCGATGACCGGCTGAAGGGCGTTGACCTTGAGAAGCTCCGTGAACGCGTCTTGGCCTTCATGAGGGAAGCTGAAGCGGGCGAAGGACCTTCGGTCGAGGAACTGAAGCAGGCTATGGGCGACCGCTTCTAG
- a CDS encoding gamma carbonic anhydrase family protein, protein MILEFRGKRPRIAESAYVAPNAVLRGDVVIGEGTAVLFGAVISAEGGRVEIGADCVVMEQAVLRGTPRHPLFLGDRCLAGPHSHLTGCRIESDCFLATGAAVFNGARLGRGSEVRINGVVHVNSRLEEDSTVPIGWVAVGDPARILPPGKHEEIWQIQKTLDFPGTVFRSSRQVSKGRRTKSYAQALQRLREDKVVEDDEQL, encoded by the coding sequence GTGATCCTGGAGTTCAGAGGGAAGCGGCCGCGGATTGCGGAGAGCGCCTATGTGGCGCCTAATGCGGTGCTGCGGGGCGATGTGGTGATTGGCGAGGGGACGGCGGTGCTGTTCGGAGCCGTCATCAGCGCCGAGGGCGGACGGGTCGAGATCGGCGCCGACTGCGTGGTGATGGAGCAGGCTGTGCTGCGGGGGACGCCGCGCCATCCGCTGTTCCTGGGCGACCGCTGCCTGGCGGGGCCTCATTCACACCTGACCGGATGCCGCATCGAGTCCGACTGCTTCCTGGCCACCGGCGCCGCCGTCTTCAACGGGGCTCGCCTGGGCCGGGGCAGCGAAGTCCGCATCAACGGGGTGGTGCACGTCAATTCCAGGCTGGAAGAGGACTCGACCGTCCCCATCGGATGGGTAGCGGTTGGCGACCCCGCCCGGATCTTGCCTCCCGGCAAACATGAGGAAATCTGGCAGATCCAGAAGACCCTCGACTTTCCCGGCACCGTCTTCCGCTCCTCCCGCCAGGTCTCCAAAGGCCGGCGCACCAAGTCCTACGCCCAGGCCCTCCAACGCCTGAGGGAAGACAAGGTTGTGGAAGACGACGAGCAGTTATAG
- a CDS encoding type II toxin-antitoxin system RelE/ParE family toxin — translation MIVSFRCSDTEALAKGRRVRRFTGIEKSARRKLRQLQIAGRLQDLRVPPGNRLKQLSGNRAGQYSIRINSQFRICFRWTDWGPADVEIIDYH, via the coding sequence ATGATTGTGTCGTTCCGGTGCTCAGACACCGAGGCTCTGGCCAAGGGTCGGAGGGTTAGGCGTTTCACGGGTATTGAAAAGTCGGCGCGTCGAAAGCTACGACAATTGCAGATCGCGGGTCGACTCCAAGATCTCCGGGTACCTCCAGGCAATCGCCTCAAGCAGTTGAGCGGAAACCGGGCCGGTCAGTACAGCATTCGGATCAACAGCCAGTTCCGGATTTGCTTTCGTTGGACCGATTGGGGTCCGGCAGACGTTGAGATCATTGACTACCACTGA
- a CDS encoding ABC transporter permease, translating into MPTQHLPPRQTERLLGRCLPQGMARESIIGDLREEYANWRRLSPRLAKWRYRREALRIASGYLAKRLTDWNLRGHLMTNWTQDLRYAIRTLRRSPAFTVVAVITLALGIGATTAIFSLVDHALVRSMPVQDPETLVHLHTTCRRSAETRCSSSYPDFLDFRRRSRSLQDLAGYSWFTASLSSDRQGASLIPQLVTVQLATGNYFQLLGLTPHSGRLLQPQDGSGAQADQVAVLTHDFWRNRLGASQHAVGRTLRLNGMAFTVVGVAPPGFRGVELGSDADLWVPLGAASQLGGRPGQERSGDFDGPFREVFQRRGTRWIDSLVGRLAPGASVEQARRELQGIAGQLRGEFARDWGERSIILDQASTFSLPRFSRDNLLDFLWILGAAVLVNLLLTCANLANLMLARAAARSRETGIRLCLGAGRVRLMRQLMTESLLLALLGAVLGLAVSNWTLQLLSGYSLPGVISIGELSPGLDLRLFAFAAALALASTVLFGLVPALQSMRQDPASVTRSHRGSASEGASPRLRQILLAAQVGLCLVLMVGAALFLTTLRHGFSADLGFDKENLAASGFNLNLLQYQPAQARALTERLLEESRRHPGIRSSAVATDAPFQPGGSTGRFVQVDGYQPAADERLRAELVFVSPDYFRTLALPILQGRAINAEDGQGGPPVGVINRTMAQAYWPSSPLGGTIRTMGMEISVVGVTADTYWNSLSEETENRLYFPLDQRPSAYLRPLTWLARSASSQPPSDAETLLPYMREQLQSLDSNLAVTSQFAMKDRLAAVLMPQRMGAVLLSSLGGLALFLSLLGVYGIVSYIVSQRRREMGIRMALGATRSGVIALMMRTVLAPVAAGLLIGLPAALWLSRSARGFILGISPHDPLILTVCTLTLALIGALAAYLPAHHSTTPHPTRILDAD; encoded by the coding sequence ATGCCAACTCAACATCTGCCGCCGCGCCAGACAGAACGCCTCCTGGGCCGCTGCCTCCCCCAGGGCATGGCCCGCGAAAGCATCATCGGCGACCTGCGCGAGGAATACGCCAATTGGCGCCGCCTTTCGCCGCGGCTGGCCAAGTGGCGCTACCGCCGGGAGGCCCTGCGCATCGCCTCAGGCTACCTGGCCAAACGCCTCACCGATTGGAACCTTCGAGGACACCTCATGACCAACTGGACCCAAGACCTCCGTTACGCTATCCGAACCCTGCGTCGCAGCCCCGCCTTCACGGTCGTGGCCGTGATCACGCTGGCTCTGGGGATCGGCGCCACTACCGCCATCTTCAGCCTCGTCGATCACGCCCTTGTGCGCTCCATGCCGGTGCAGGACCCCGAGACCCTGGTCCACCTGCACACCACTTGCCGGCGCAGCGCCGAGACCCGCTGCTCCAGTTCCTATCCCGATTTCCTCGACTTCCGCCGGCGCAGCCGCAGTCTCCAGGACCTGGCGGGATACAGTTGGTTCACCGCCTCTCTCAGCAGCGACCGGCAGGGGGCTTCTCTGATCCCTCAACTGGTCACCGTCCAACTCGCCACCGGCAACTACTTTCAACTGCTGGGGCTCACCCCCCACAGCGGACGCCTCCTCCAGCCTCAGGACGGAAGCGGCGCCCAGGCCGATCAGGTAGCCGTCCTCACCCATGACTTCTGGCGCAACCGCCTGGGTGCCTCCCAGCACGCGGTCGGACGCACCCTGCGCCTCAACGGCATGGCCTTCACGGTGGTGGGCGTGGCCCCGCCCGGATTCCGCGGCGTCGAGTTGGGCTCCGACGCCGACCTGTGGGTTCCGCTGGGAGCCGCCTCCCAACTGGGCGGACGTCCAGGACAGGAACGCAGCGGCGATTTCGACGGCCCTTTCCGCGAGGTCTTCCAGCGGCGCGGCACCCGCTGGATCGATTCCCTGGTGGGACGCCTGGCGCCCGGCGCCAGTGTCGAGCAGGCCCGCCGCGAACTGCAAGGCATCGCCGGGCAACTGCGGGGCGAATTCGCCCGGGACTGGGGAGAGCGCAGCATCATCCTCGACCAGGCGTCCACCTTCAGCCTGCCCCGCTTCAGCCGCGACAACCTGCTCGATTTCCTATGGATTCTGGGAGCCGCCGTGCTGGTCAACTTGTTGCTGACCTGCGCCAACCTGGCCAACCTGATGCTGGCCCGGGCCGCCGCCCGCAGCCGCGAAACCGGCATCCGCCTGTGCCTGGGCGCGGGACGTGTGCGCCTCATGCGCCAGCTTATGACCGAAAGCCTGCTGCTGGCCCTGCTGGGAGCCGTCCTGGGACTGGCGGTTTCCAACTGGACCCTGCAATTGCTCTCCGGCTATTCCCTCCCCGGCGTCATCAGCATCGGGGAACTCTCTCCGGGGCTCGACTTGCGCCTGTTCGCCTTCGCCGCGGCGTTGGCCCTGGCCTCCACCGTACTCTTCGGACTGGTCCCTGCCCTGCAATCCATGCGTCAGGACCCGGCCTCGGTGACCCGCTCCCATCGCGGAAGCGCTTCAGAGGGGGCCTCCCCCCGCCTGCGCCAAATCCTTCTGGCCGCTCAGGTCGGACTCTGCCTGGTTCTCATGGTAGGCGCGGCCCTTTTCCTCACCACCCTGCGCCACGGTTTCAGCGCTGATCTCGGATTCGACAAAGAAAACCTGGCAGCCAGCGGATTCAACCTCAACCTGCTGCAATATCAGCCGGCTCAAGCCCGCGCCTTGACCGAGCGCCTGCTGGAGGAAAGCCGCCGCCATCCCGGCATCCGCTCCTCCGCCGTGGCCACCGACGCACCCTTCCAGCCGGGAGGCTCCACGGGACGGTTCGTGCAAGTCGACGGTTACCAGCCGGCTGCCGACGAACGCCTGCGCGCGGAACTGGTCTTCGTCAGTCCCGACTACTTCCGCACCCTGGCTTTGCCCATCCTGCAAGGACGCGCCATCAATGCCGAGGACGGCCAGGGAGGCCCCCCGGTAGGCGTCATCAACCGAACCATGGCCCAAGCCTACTGGCCCTCCAGTCCCCTGGGAGGCACCATCCGCACCATGGGAATGGAAATCAGCGTGGTGGGCGTCACCGCCGACACCTACTGGAACAGTCTCAGCGAAGAAACAGAGAACCGCCTCTATTTCCCCTTGGACCAACGTCCTTCCGCCTACCTGCGCCCTCTCACCTGGCTGGCCCGCAGCGCCTCTTCCCAGCCCCCATCGGACGCCGAAACGCTGCTTCCTTACATGCGCGAACAACTCCAATCGCTCGACTCCAATCTGGCCGTCACCAGTCAATTCGCGATGAAGGACCGCCTGGCAGCAGTCCTCATGCCCCAACGCATGGGTGCCGTGCTGCTTTCCTCATTGGGCGGACTGGCTCTATTTCTGTCCCTCTTGGGCGTTTACGGGATCGTCAGCTACATCGTCTCCCAACGCCGCCGCGAGATGGGCATCCGCATGGCCCTGGGCGCCACCCGTTCCGGGGTCATCGCCCTCATGATGCGCACCGTCCTCGCACCCGTGGCCGCCGGACTCCTGATCGGCCTCCCCGCCGCCCTCTGGCTCTCCCGATCGGCCCGCGGATTCATCCTGGGGATTTCCCCCCACGACCCTCTCATCCTGACCGTCTGCACCCTGACCCTGGCCCTGATCGGCGCCCTGGCCGCCTACCTCCCCGCCCACCACTCCACCACTCCCCACCCAACCCGCATTCTCGACGCCGACTGA